Proteins encoded together in one Macadamia integrifolia cultivar HAES 741 chromosome 8, SCU_Mint_v3, whole genome shotgun sequence window:
- the LOC122086710 gene encoding putative receptor protein kinase ZmPK1 — protein sequence MRHQPISSVLSFPPLLLLVSLLFSFVSSSTPQNSLYSGSSLLVEDVSNVLTSPDNTFTCGFYPVGINAFCFSIWFTNTANRTVVWMANRDRPVNGHGSRILLQRDGTMVLTDLDGTNVWSTTTTTTGTNVQKAELLNSGNLILTDPQGKIQWQSFDSPTDTLLPMQPFTKSKKLISATGEGMYSSGYFSFFFDSDNVLKLIYDGPEISSLYWPDPQFDTYQNGRTDYNSSRIANLDDTGNFSSSDLMRFSASDMGTGIRRRLVMDYDGNLRLYSLNESTMSWVVSWQALSEQCNVHGLCGRNGICVYTPKPQCSCPPGYEVTDPHDWNKGCKPKFNLSCNPTQKVRFMKLPQTDFYGFDLAFQQPVSYGNCMNLCLNACDCQAFVYRLTGEGKCFTKSALFNGYKSTDFVGHSYLKLPTSLEISEESTPKGSDPTCGSIKPEIPPGSSVMYVTQSGRTKWMYLYSFALAIGAIEVLFVSSGWWFLFRRRGVPTLLETGYQAISSQFRMFTYEELRKATNKFKDELGRGSSGAVYKGVLGDNRVVAVKKLGDIIQGEEEFWAEVTTFGRINHMNLVRIWGFCSGRVHKLLVYEYAENGSLDKHLFSNVSRSDGHSTSRTTPLEWKERFRIAIGTAKGLAYLHHECLEWVIHCDVKPENILLDSDFEPKIADFGLSKLSQRGGSGSEFSRIRGTKGYMAPEWAVNLPITAKVDVYSYGVVLLEIVKGIRLSSWVQRDEDAETTGLTRFVREVKRKIGNGEDLCVEDVVDPELKGKFNRNQATMMVKIGISCVEEDRSKRPTMDAVVQALLKCEDEAHVF from the coding sequence ATGAGACACCAACCTATCTCTTCAGTTTTATCTTTTCCTCCTCTGCTCCTTCTTGTGtcacttctcttttcttttgtgtcttCTTCAACTCCCCAGAATTCTTTGTACAGTGGCTCTTCTCTGTTAGTGGAAGATGTTTCAAATGTCCTCACCTCTCCAGACAATACCTTCACTTGTGGATTCTACCCAGTTGGCATAAATGCATTCTGTTTCTCAATTTGGTTCACCAATACGGCTAACAGAACTGTCGTATGGATGGCTAATCGAGACAGGCCTGTTAATGGCCATGGCTCGAGAATTTTGCTGCAGAGAGATGGAACAATGGTTCTAACCGACCTTGATGGCACAAATGTTTggtccaccaccaccaccaccaccgggACTAATGTGCAAAAAGCTGAGCTCTTGAACTCTGGAAACCTTATCCTAACAGACCCACAAGGGAAAATCCAGTGGCAAAGCTTTGACTCTCCCACTGATACACTTCTCCCAATGCAACCATTCACAAAGAGTAAGAAGCTGATTTCTGCAACGGGAGAAGGTATGTATTCTTCAGgatattttagttttttcttcGACAGTGACAATGTTTTGAAGTTAATATATGATGGGCCTGAGATCTCCAGTTTATACTGGCCCGATCCTCAATTCGATACATATCAGAATGGGAGAACAGATTATAACAGCAGCAGAATAGCCAATCTTGATGATACGGGAAATTTTTCATCCAGTGATTTAATGAGATTTTCTGCTTCCGATATGGGGACTGGGATTAGGAGGAGACTTGTGATGGATTATGATGGTAATCTGAGACTCTATAGCTTGAACGAGTCAACTATGTCTTGGGTTGTATCTTGGCAAGCTCTTTCAGAGCAGTGCAATGTACACGGGCTGTGTGGCAGAAATGGAATTTGTGTCTATACGCCAAAACCCCAGTGCTCCTGTCCACCAGGTTATGAGGTGACTGACCCACATGACTGGAACAAAGGTTGCAAGCCTAAGTTCAACCTGAGCTGCAACCCAACTCAGAAAGTAAGATTCATGAAGCTACCACAAACAGATTTCTATGGATTTGACctagctttccaacaacctGTATCATATGGAAATTGCATGAACCTCTGCTTGAATGCTTGTGATTGTCAGGCTTTTGTGTATCGGCTAACAGGGGAAGGGAAATGTTTTACTAAGAGTGCACTCTTCAATGGGTACAAGTCTACAGACTTCGTAGGCCATAGTTATTTGAAACTACCCACAAGTCTGGAGatatcagaagaatccaccccCAAAGGATCTGATCCCACTTGTGGATCCATTAAACCAGAAATTCCTCCGGGTTCTTCTGTAATGTATGTCACACAGAGTGGAAGGACAAAATGGATGTATCTATACTCATTTGCCCTGGCCATTGGTGCAATTGAagttctttttgtttcttcagGTTGGTGGTTTCTTTTTAGGAGACGTGGTGTGCCAACATTACTGGAGACTGGATACCAAGCAATATCCAGTCAGTTCAGGATGTTTACTTATGAAGAGCTGAGGAAGGCAACCAATAAGTTCAAAGATGAATTGGGAAGGGGAAGCTCAGGAGCTGTTTATAAAGGAGTTTTGGGGGATAATAGAGTAGTAGCAGTGAAGAAATTGGGAGACATAatccaaggagaagaagagtttTGGGCAGAGGTGACCACATTTGGGAGAATTAACCATATGAACCTAGTAAGAATATGGGGATTCTGTTCAGGAAGGGTCCACAAACTCTTGGTCTATGAATATGCGGAGAATGGTTCATTGGATAAGCACTTGTTCTCCAATGTCTCTAGGAGTGACGGCCACAGCACTAGTAGAACTACTCCTCTAGAATGGAAGGAGAGGTTCAGAATAGCGATAGGGACAGCTAAGGGTCTGGCATACCTTCACCATGAGTGTCTTGAGTGGGTTATTCACTGTGATGTAAAGCCTGAAAACATACTATTGGACAGTGATTTTGAACCAAAGATTGCAGATTTTGGACTTTCAAAACTGTCTCAGAGAGGTGGATCTGGTTCTGAATTTTCTAGGATCAGAGGAACAAAGGGGTATATGGCTCCAGAGTGGGCAGTAAACCTTCCTATCACTGCAAAGGTTGATGTTTACAGCTACGGAGTGGTGCTTTTAGAGATTGTTAAGGGCATTCGGCTCTCTAGTTGGGTTCAGAGGGATGAGGATGCTGAAACCACAGGGCTCACAAGGTTTGTCAGGGAAGTGAAGAGGAAAATTGGAAATGGAGAAGACTTGTGCGTTGAGGATGTAGTGGATCCAGAATTGAAGGGGAAGTTCAACAGGAACCAGGCAACCATGATGGTCAAGATAGGAATCTCCTGTGTAGAGGAAGATAGAAGCAAGAGACCAACCATGGATGCAGTAGTTCAAGCTCTACTAAAATGTGAAGATGAGGCACATGTCTTCTGA
- the LOC122086711 gene encoding putative receptor protein kinase ZmPK1, producing the protein MRHHPISSVLPFPPLLLLVSLLFSFVSSSTPQNSLYCGSSLLVEDVTNVLISPDNSFTCGFYPVGTNAFSFSIWFTNTANRTVVWTAKQERAVNGHGSKISLQTDGTMILTDLDGTNVWSTNTIGTNVQKAELLNSGNLILTGPQGNILWQSFDSPTDTLLPMQPFAKSNKLISAKGEGMYTSGYYNFFFDSDNVLKLIYDGPEISSLYWPEPGKTIFENGRTDYNSSNIAILDDTGNFTSSDLMGFSASDMGTGIRRRLVMDYDGNLRLYSLKESTMSWVVSWEALSHQCLVHGLCGRNGMCVYTPEPHCSCPPGFEMTDPQDWSNGCKPKFNQSCNQTQNVTFMKIPQSDFYGFDLEPLQPVSLETCMNHCSNVCNCQAIVYRLTGGGICYLKTALFNGYKSPDNLGSSYLKLPTSLNTSEDSAALVVSDPSCGSIKPEIPLGSSAMYVTQSGTNWVYLYSFAVAIGVIEILFVSSGWWFLFRRNGAPTSMEDGYLAISSQFRKFTCKELRKATNNFKDELGRGSSGAVYKGVLSDNRVVAVKKLGDIIQGEEEFWAEVTTFGRINHMNLVRIWGFCSGKVQRLLVYEYEENGSLDKHLFSNVTRSDSHSTSRTASLEWKERFRIAIGTAKGLAYLHHECLEWVIHCDVKPENILLDSDFEPKIADFGLSKLFQRGGSGSEFSTIRGTKGYMAPEWALNLPITAKVDVYSYGVVLLEIVKGIRLSNWVLGDEDVEMTGLTRFLSEVKRKTGNGEDLCVEDVVDPQLKGKFNRKQATMMVKIGISCVKEDRSKRPTMDAVVQALLEYEDEPR; encoded by the coding sequence ATGAGACACCACCCTATCTCTTCAGTTTTACCTTTTCCTCCTCTGCTCCTTCTTGTGTCActtctgttttcttttgtgTCTTCTTCAACTCCCCAGAATTCTTTGTACTGTGGCTCTTCTCTGTTAGTGGAAGATGTTACAAATGTCCTCATCTCTCCAGACAATTCCTTCACTTGTGGATTCTACCCAGTTGGCACAAATGCATTCTCTTTCTCAATTTGGTTTACCAATACAGCTAACAGAACAGTCGTATGGACGGCTAAACAAGAAAGAGCTGTTAATGGCCATGGCTCGAAAATTTCACTGCAGACAGATGGAACAATGATCCTAACTGACCTTGATGGCACAAATGTTTGGTCCACCAACACCATTGGAACTAATGTGCAAAAGGCTGAGCTCTTGAACTCTGGAAACCTCATCTTAACAGGCCCACAAGGCAACATCCTATGGCAAAGCTTTGATTCTCCCACTGATACACTTCTCCCAATGCAACCATTCGCAAAGAGTAACAAGCTGATTTCTGCAAAGGGGGAAGGTATGTATACTTCAggatattataattttttctttgatagtgaCAATGTTTTGAAGTTAATATATGATGGGCCTGAGATTTCTAGTTTATATTGGCCTGAGCCTGGAAAGACCATATTTGAGAATGGGAGAACAGACTATAACAGTAGCAATATAGCCATTCTTGATGATACTGGTAATTTTACATCCAGTGATTTAATGGGATTTTCTGCTTCTGATATGGGGACTGGGATTAGGAGGAGACTTGTTATGGATTATGATGGTAATCTGAGACTCTATAGCTTGAAAGAATCAACCATGTCTTGGGTTGTATCTTGGGAAGCTCTCTCACATCAGTGCCTTGTGCATGGTCTGTGTGGCAGAAATGGAATGTGTGTCTATACACCAGAGCCCCATTGTTCATGTCCCCCAGGTTTTGAGATGACTGACCCACAAGATTGGAGCAATGGTTGCAAGCCTAAGTTCAATCAGAGCTGCAACCAAACTCAGAATGTAACATTCATGAAGATACCACAATCAGATTTCTATGGATTTGACCTTGAACCCCTACAACCTGTATCATTGGAAACTTGCATGAATCACTGCTCGAATGTTTGTAATTGTCAGGCTATAGTGTATCGGCTAACAGGGGGTGGGATATGTTATCTTAAGACTGCACTCTTCAATGGGTACAAGTCTCCAGACAACCTAGGCAGCAGTTATTTGAAACTGCCCACAAGTTTGAATACATCAGAAGACTCCGCGGCCCTCGTAGTATCTGATCCCAGTTGTGGATCCATTAAACCAGAAATTCCTTTGGGTTCTTCTGCAATGTATGTCACACAGAGTGGGACAAATTGGGTTTATCTATACTCATTTGCTGTGGCCATTGGTGTAATTGAAATCCTTTTTGTTTCTTCGGGTTGGTGGTTTCTTTTTAGGAGAAACGGTGCGCCAACTTCAATGGAGGATGGATACCTAGCAATTTCCAGTCAGTTCAGGAAGTTTACTTGCAAAGAGCTGAGGAAGGCAACTAATAACTTCAAAGATGAATTGGGAAGGGGAAGTTCAGGGGCTGTTTATAAAGGAGTCTTGAGTGATAATAGAGTAGTAGCAGTGAAGAAATTGGGAGATATAATCCAAGGAGAGGAAGAGTTTTGGGCTGAAGTGACCACATTTGGGAGAATCAACCATATGAACCTTGTGAGAATATGGGGGTTCTGTTCAGGAAAGGTCCAAAGACTATTGGTGTATGAGTATGAGGAGAATGGTTCATTGGATAAGCATTTGTTTTCCAATGTCACTAGGAGTGACAGCCACAGCACTAGTAGAACTGCTTCTCTAGAATGGAAGGAGAGGTTCAGGATCGCGATAGGGACAGCTAAGGGTCTGGCATACCTTCACCATGAGTGTCTTGAGTGGGTTATTCACTGTGATGTGAAGCCTGAAAACATACTATTGGACAGTGATTTTGAACCAAAGATTGCAGATTTTGGACTTTCAAAACTTTTTCAAAGAGGTGGATCTGGTTCTGAATTCTCTACGATTCGAGGAACAAAGGGGTATATGGCTCCAGAGTGGGCATTAAACCTTCCTATCACTGCAAAGGTTGATGTTTACAGCTACGGGGTTGTGCTTTTAGAGATTGTCAAGGGCATTCGGCTCTCCAATTGGGTTCTGGGGGATGAAGATGTTGAAATGACTGGGCTCACTAGGTTTCTCAGCGAAGTAAAAAGGAAAACTGGAAATGGAGAAGACTTGTGTGTGGAGGATGTAGTGGATCCACAGTTGAAGGGTAAGTTCAATAGGAAACAAGCAACTATGATGGTCAAGATAGGGATCTCCTGTGTAAAGGAAGATAGAAGCAAGAGACCAACCATGGATGCAGTAGTTCAAGCTCTACTAGAATATGAAGATGAGCCAAGATGA
- the LOC122087733 gene encoding protein RETICULATA, chloroplastic-like codes for MAFRSSSFRSSLLANLSNKIGLMEQWKENCTVEVRLLGRSRNGIKAPVLLISSKCKRNNFPQRDRIRFAVRSMSEMESVPESGDPEVTVLEQDVNASLGNDSRIPRRSFTLDTDNGGDGKYSLGSSDGGNGKTPSGGGGGGAGGSDGHGEGDHEEEELGSVMKFEEVMKEAEARGVSLPSDMLQAAKTVGLRKVLLNRYLDLQGSFWPVRFAMRSCSLLRNRMLADPSFLFKVGTEIVIDSCCATFAEIQKRGKDFWSEYELYVADLLVGTVVNIALVAMLAPYARFGQPTASKGFLGCLQAANAALPSSVFEAERPGCRFTVQQRIATYFYKGVLYGSVGFACGLIGQGIANLIMTAKRSIRKSEEDIPVPPLLKSAALWGVFLGVSSNTRYQIINGLEQLVEVSPLAKRVPPVAMAFTIGVRLANNFYGGMQFVDWARWSGVQ; via the exons ATGGCGTTTCGTTCTTCAAGCTTTAGATCATCACTTTTGGCCAATTTGTCGAATAAGATTGGTTTAATGGAACAATGGAAGGAAAACTGTACTGTTGAGGTTAGATTATTAGGGAGAAGCCGAAATGGCATTAAGGCTCCGGTTTTGTTGATTTCATCTAAATGCAAGAGAAATAATTTCCCACAGAGAGACCGAATTAGATTCGCAGTCAGGAGCATGTCGGAGATGGAGAGTGTGCCGGAGTCCGGTGATCCTGAGGTTACGGTTTTGGAACAGGATGTGAATGCGTCTTTGGGGAACGACTCCAGGATTCCTCGGCGTAGCTTTACTCTCGACACTGACAATGGAGGTGATGGGAAGTACTCCTTGGGTAGTAGTGATGGTGGCAACGGGAAAACTCCGTCtggaggtggaggaggtggtgcTGGTGGCAGCGATGGCCACGGAGAGGGTGATCATGAAGAAGAGGAGTTAGGATCAGTAATGAAGTTTGAGGAAGTGATGAAAGAGGCTGAAGCTCGTGGGGTTAGCCTTCCTTCGGACATGTTACAAGCGGCTAAGACCGTTGGGCTCCGCAAAGTTCTTCTCAACAGATACTTGGATTTGCAG GGGTCATTTTGGCCTGTACGCTTCGCCATGAGATCCTGCTCATTGCTTCGCAACCGAATGCTTGCTGATCCATCTTTCCTTTTCAAAGTTGGAACAGAG ATTGTCATCGACTCTTGTTGTGCAACATTTGCTGAAATTCAAAAGCGGGGCAAGGATTTCTGGTCAGAGTATGAGTTGTACGTTGCAGATCTTTTAGTTGGAACGGTTGTGAAcattgctttagttgctatgctaGCACCCTATGCTCGTTTTGGGCAACCGACTGCATCAAAAGGCTTCCTTGGATGCTTGCAAGCTGCTAATGCAGCTCTCCCTAGTAG TGTGTTTGAAGCAGAAAGACCAGGATGCAGATTTACAGTGCAGCAAAGGATTGCAACATACTTTTATAAG GGTGTGCTGTACGGATCAGTTGGGTTTGCTTGTGGTCTTATTGGACAAGGCATTGCAAATTTGATTATGACTGCCAAACG GAGCATAAGGAAATCAGAAGAGGATATACCCGTGCCACCTCTCTTGAAAAGTGCTGCTCTTTGGG GTGTTTTTCTTGGTGTTTCTTCTAATACCCGCTACCAGATTATAAATGGCTTGGAACAATTGGTTGAAGTATCCCCTTTGGCAAAGAGAGTCCCACCTGTTGCAATGGCATTCACCATCGGTGTGCGACTCGCCAACAATTTTTACGGCGGTATGCAGTTCGTAGACTGGGCCAGATGGAGTGGGGTGCAATAA
- the LOC122087734 gene encoding protein RETICULATA-RELATED 1, chloroplastic-like, protein MKFEEVMKEAEARRVSLPSDMLQAAKSIGLREVVLVRYLDLQGSIWPVGFAMRSCSWLRNRMPADPSFLFKVGTEVAIDSCCAHERKSLEDQWQSCNFRQMETMEKLKFQQLVYAPEENRCQNTDLI, encoded by the exons ATGAAGTTTGAGGAAGTGATGAAAGAGGCTGAAGCTCGTAGGGTTAGTCTTCCTTCGGACATGTTACAAGCGGCTAAATCCATTGGGCTCCGCGAAGTTGTTCTTGTCAGATACTTGGATTTGCAG GGGTCAATTTGGCCTGTAGGCTTTGCCATGAGATCCTGTTCATGGCTTCGCAACCGAATGCCTGCTGATCCATCTTTCCTTTTCAAAGTTGGAACAGAG GTTGCCATTGACTCTTGTTGTGCCCACGAAAGGAAAAGTCTAGAGGATCAGTGGCAATCTTGCAATTTCAGACAGATGGAAACAATGGAGAAATTGAAATTCCAGCAACTAGTGTATGCACCAGAAGAGAATAGATGCCAAAATACTGACCTGATTTGA